A genomic segment from Janibacter sp. DB-40 encodes:
- a CDS encoding saccharopine dehydrogenase NADP-binding domain-containing protein, whose translation MTSPSDRREYDIVLVGATGFVGRLTAAHLRDHAPEGMRIALAGRSRPKLDAVAAELGGPAASWPRLIIDVNDPAACADVARATRVLVTTVGPYAKYGYELVKACAVAGTHYADLTGEVLFVRDTSEAFHDVAHRSGARIVHSCGFDSIPSDLGVLETARVAAEEGAGELTDTVLYVRSLKGGLSGGTIDSMRQQAIAARESLEARRAMTDPYGLSPDRAAEPTRAERAEVGMEEAPQGRLRRFGSRLPVRRTDDGHWTGPFVMASYNTRVVRRSNALLDWRYGRAFRYHEVSDFGTRRSAPFAATGMTAGLLGLVGGMSFRPTRALLAKALPSPGEGPDEESRANGRFRMEVIATTTSGERYATTVAADADPGYSGTAIMLGQSALSLAEDDLTSEGGVLTPAVALGSALVGRLREHDFVIETHRVV comes from the coding sequence ATGACTTCCCCCTCCGACCGGCGCGAGTACGACATCGTCCTCGTCGGCGCGACCGGTTTCGTCGGACGCCTCACGGCGGCCCATCTGCGCGACCACGCGCCCGAAGGCATGCGCATCGCGCTCGCCGGGCGCTCCCGGCCCAAGCTCGACGCCGTCGCGGCCGAGCTGGGCGGCCCCGCCGCATCGTGGCCCCGGCTGATCATCGACGTCAACGACCCTGCAGCCTGTGCCGACGTCGCCCGCGCCACCCGCGTGCTCGTCACCACCGTCGGGCCCTACGCCAAGTACGGCTACGAGCTGGTCAAGGCCTGCGCGGTGGCCGGCACCCACTACGCGGACCTGACCGGCGAGGTCCTCTTCGTCCGCGACACGAGCGAGGCCTTCCACGATGTCGCCCACCGCAGCGGAGCCCGGATCGTCCACTCCTGCGGCTTCGACTCCATCCCCTCTGACCTCGGGGTCCTCGAGACCGCGCGGGTGGCCGCCGAGGAGGGCGCCGGGGAGCTGACCGACACGGTCCTCTACGTGCGCAGCCTCAAGGGCGGTCTCTCCGGCGGGACCATCGACTCGATGCGCCAGCAGGCGATCGCCGCACGCGAGTCCCTCGAGGCGCGCCGCGCGATGACCGACCCCTACGGGCTCAGCCCCGACCGTGCCGCCGAGCCGACCCGCGCCGAGCGGGCCGAGGTCGGGATGGAGGAGGCCCCTCAGGGACGGCTGAGGCGCTTCGGTTCCCGTCTGCCCGTGCGCCGCACGGACGACGGCCACTGGACCGGCCCCTTCGTCATGGCCTCGTACAACACGCGCGTCGTGCGCCGCAGCAACGCCCTCCTGGACTGGCGGTACGGCCGGGCCTTCCGCTACCACGAGGTGAGCGACTTCGGGACGCGCCGGTCCGCCCCCTTCGCCGCCACCGGCATGACCGCCGGGCTGCTCGGCCTCGTCGGCGGCATGTCCTTCAGGCCGACCCGGGCGCTCCTGGCCAAGGCACTCCCGTCACCGGGCGAGGGCCCCGACGAGGAGTCGCGGGCGAACGGGCGCTTCCGGATGGAGGTCATCGCCACGACGACGAGCGGCGAGCGCTACGCGACCACCGTCGCGGCCGACGCCGACCCCGGCTACAGCGGCACGGCGATCATGCTCGGGCAGTCGGCCCTGAGCCTCGCCGAGGACGACCTCACGAGCGAAGGGGGCGTGCTCACCCCCGCGGTCGCGCTCGGCTCCGCGCTCGTGGGCCGCCTGCGCGAGCACGACTTCGTCATCGAGACCCACCGCGTGGTCTGA